The following are encoded together in the Roseofilum reptotaenium CS-1145 genome:
- a CDS encoding XisI protein → MDKVKFYRETIEKILRRHVDMPYSYGEIDEHLIIDQERNHFLLFDVGWQQKRRVHGCITHVQIVDGKIWIQRDGIEDGVTEELLEAGVPKSDIVLGFQPPEVRPYTGYGIS, encoded by the coding sequence ATGGATAAAGTAAAATTTTATCGCGAAACCATTGAAAAAATTCTCAGACGACATGTTGATATGCCTTACTCCTATGGAGAAATTGATGAGCATCTGATTATCGATCAAGAGCGCAATCACTTTTTGTTGTTTGATGTGGGTTGGCAGCAAAAACGTCGCGTCCATGGTTGTATTACTCATGTTCAGATTGTTGACGGTAAAATTTGGATTCAGCGCGATGGTATTGAAGATGGGGTAACGGAAGAGTTATTAGAAGCAGGTGTACCGAAATCGGATATTGTTTTAGGCTTCCAGCCTCCAGAAGTTCGCCCGTATACGGGTTATGGGATATCTTGA
- a CDS encoding element excision factor XisH family protein produces the protein MAKDIYHETVKTALIKDGWTITDDPLRLKFGGRMTYVDLGAEKLLAAEKQGQRIALEVKSFLNASPIKDLEQALGQYILYSQVLEKLELNRKLYLTVPQTVFDDFLTEELPKLIIELNHIQILTFDSELEEVVQWIK, from the coding sequence ATGGCAAAAGACATCTATCATGAAACAGTCAAAACAGCTTTAATCAAAGATGGTTGGACGATTACAGACGATCCCCTCCGATTAAAGTTTGGCGGGCGGATGACCTATGTCGATCTGGGAGCCGAAAAACTGTTAGCAGCCGAAAAACAAGGACAGCGTATTGCCCTAGAAGTCAAAAGCTTTTTAAATGCTTCTCCCATCAAAGATTTAGAACAGGCATTAGGTCAATATATTCTTTATTCTCAAGTTTTAGAAAAACTCGAACTGAATCGAAAATTGTATCTCACTGTTCCTCAAACTGTATTTGATGATTTTTTAACTGAAGAGTTACCTAAATTAATCATAGAACTCAATCATATTCAAATTCTAACTTTTGATTCTGAACTAGAGGAGGTTGTTCAATGGATAAAGTAA